In Bacteroidota bacterium, the DNA window TGTTCATTGGTGTGCTTGCGCTATTCCTCGTAAAAATCCTCGTGGAATCTGCCAACATGACCATGCTGCGTGTTCTCTTCAGGCAGTTCAATGAAGTATTTGTATTGGCTGTAATTATCCTTTTCCAGCCAGAAATTCGCCGTGTCCTGTTTATTCTGGGGAAGAACAATCCGCTCATGCAGCGCTTTGTTGTGACGCCGGCGCAGGAAGGCATGATTACAGAAGTCCTTTCAGCAATTAGCGAAATGTCGCAGCGGTGCATTGGCGCCCTGATTGTTTTTGAACGATCCACCGGATTGCGCAACTACATCGAAACGGGCACCCTCCTGCAATCAAAAATTAGCCGCGACCTGCTCGTCACCATTTTTTACGCACAGAATCCGCTACACGACGGTGCCCTCATCATCCGCAATCAACGCGTAGAAGCTGCACGCTGTATCCTCCCGGTATCCAACAGCATGCGCATGAGCCCATTGCACGGCTTGCGGCACCGCGCCGCTGTGGGGTTAACCGAGCAAACAGATGCGTTTGTAATTGTGGTTTCGGAAGAAACGGGGCAAATTTCCATTTCAAAAAACGGCGAACTCATTTCTAATTTGACCGTCGAGGAGCTGCGTACGTACCTTACAGAAGCGTTAACTATACTCCCACAGGCAGAAGAAACCCCTAGCACCCCCGAAGCCTGACCCCTGGAGCGGCTAACGCTCCGTTACCCCGAGCCGCACAAA includes these proteins:
- the cdaA gene encoding diadenylate cyclase CdaA, encoding MTIFDWVIPIRVVDLIEIAIVSFVLYKLYLLMRGTIAVQLFIGVLALFLVKILVESANMTMLRVLFRQFNEVFVLAVIILFQPEIRRVLFILGKNNPLMQRFVVTPAQEGMITEVLSAISEMSQRCIGALIVFERSTGLRNYIETGTLLQSKISRDLLVTIFYAQNPLHDGALIIRNQRVEAARCILPVSNSMRMSPLHGLRHRAAVGLTEQTDAFVIVVSEETGQISISKNGELISNLTVEELRTYLTEALTILPQAEETPSTPEA